The following proteins come from a genomic window of Dysidea avara chromosome 12, odDysAvar1.4, whole genome shotgun sequence:
- the LOC136240319 gene encoding A-kinase anchor protein 14-like has translation MADANSSHAFLAAEAKKIIAIAIENAIKHLSGEEDKIAVADYWPLGEDVNEQTGGLAIEAFVKEWARGNEWKYYIQFLGQTEPDKFQFEVRWSIPTRRKPIPRATASVYFTLWAHNMDEKVSVFYVFEGHRLVHRPGQPEFREVWLKNIIDNKMKVLETLSQQQLLTL, from the exons ATGGCAGACGCTAATAGCAGTCATGCCTTTTTGGCAGCTGAAGCGAAGAAGATTATAGCGATAGCAATTGAGAATGCTATTAAACATCTTTCTGGTGAAGAAGACAAGATAGCGGTGGCTGATTATTGGCCGCTTGGTGAAGACGTTAACGAACAAACAGGTGGATTAGCTATTGAAGCCTTTGTGAAG GAGTGGGCGAGGGGTAATGAGTGGAAATATTACATCCAATTCTTAGGCCAAACTGAACCAGACAAATTCCAGTTTGAAGTTAGATGGAGTATTCCAACAAGACGCAAACCAATCCCTAGAGCAACTGCCTCAGTATATTTCACCTTATGGGCTCACAACATG GACGAAAAAGTGTCTGTGTTCTATGTGTTTGAGGGGCACCGGCTAGTTCACAG GCCAGGGCAACCAGAGTTTAGAGAGGTCTGGTTAAAAAACATTATTGACAACAAAATGAAAGTACTTGAAACATTATCGCAACAACAACTCTTAACACTTTGA